A single window of Gemmatimonadales bacterium DNA harbors:
- the rpmI gene encoding 50S ribosomal protein L35 has protein sequence MPKQKTKRAAMKRFKVTGSGAIKRSKTNKRHILTKKTRKRKNQLGKPALVSSADFRRTEKLLLA, from the coding sequence ATGCCGAAGCAGAAGACCAAACGGGCCGCCATGAAGCGGTTCAAAGTGACGGGAAGCGGCGCGATCAAGCGGTCGAAGACCAACAAGCGCCACATCCTGACCAAGAAGACGCGCAAGCGAAAGAATCAACTGGGCAAGCCGGCGCTGGTGAGTTCCGCTGATTTCAGGCGGACCGAAAAGCTGCTTCTGGCCTAA
- a CDS encoding 3'-5' exonuclease — MTGLIAAPSGMLADRALDLLAAGPQTAESLAARVFGMPRTPPVIADRIAVALLGPDPRVRRLPDGRWSLVARAAGSPLVEEAAFAVVDVETTGSQARGRDRITEIAVVVVQGNRCEVVYDSLINPERPIPPPVVAVTRITDAMVRGAPTFDTVIDDLLAALAGRIFVAHNVGFDWGFLSAEVRRVKSYDLHSDRLCTVRLARALVPGLPSYGLDTMADYFGLENPARHRAGGDALVTGRVLQRLLELARGSEVRTVADLERLRAGRRRRRGRKRRSAPEDMI; from the coding sequence GTGACCGGGCTCATCGCCGCGCCGAGCGGTATGCTTGCCGATCGGGCGCTCGACCTGCTCGCGGCGGGTCCGCAGACAGCGGAGTCGCTGGCAGCCCGCGTGTTCGGCATGCCCCGGACGCCGCCGGTCATCGCGGATCGGATCGCGGTGGCTCTGCTTGGTCCGGATCCACGGGTCCGGCGGTTGCCCGACGGCCGCTGGAGTCTGGTGGCTCGGGCTGCCGGGTCGCCGCTGGTCGAGGAGGCGGCATTTGCGGTGGTCGATGTCGAAACCACCGGGAGCCAGGCGCGCGGGCGGGACCGGATCACCGAGATCGCCGTGGTGGTGGTGCAGGGAAACCGTTGCGAGGTCGTCTACGATTCGCTGATCAACCCGGAGCGGCCGATTCCGCCGCCCGTGGTGGCGGTGACCCGGATCACCGACGCCATGGTGCGAGGCGCTCCGACCTTCGACACCGTCATCGACGATTTGCTGGCGGCGCTCGCGGGACGGATTTTCGTGGCCCACAACGTCGGTTTCGACTGGGGTTTCCTCTCGGCCGAGGTGCGCCGGGTCAAGTCGTATGACCTGCACAGCGATCGGCTCTGTACCGTCCGACTGGCGCGTGCGCTGGTGCCAGGGCTGCCGTCGTACGGTCTCGACACCATGGCCGATTACTTCGGCCTCGAGAATCCGGCGCGACACCGGGCCGGGGGGGACGCGCTGGTGACCGGCCGCGTGCTCCAGCGGCTGCTCGAACTGGCCCGCGGCAGCGAGGTGCGAACGGTGGCAGATTTGGAGCGGTTGCGGGCGGGCCGGCGCCGCCGGCGCGGCAGAAAACGGCGAAGTGCACCGGAGGACATGATCTGA
- a CDS encoding SpoIIE family protein phosphatase, with amino-acid sequence MPAAPGLAGLVETPEGPRWFAPISEEPGLWIEGDPAPTEELRHTSSAAMIDHLLRVEREVGRLSQELASRYEEIDLLYTISEILGQTVRLEQASRTIIRAVSSVVGARRASIMVHDDEQGILRTVASQGIPPGRSGEVSVDDPISIAARVFRTQRPLIGDPTEGVISSAGTEERGYQGVAFMSVPITYAAPGGPVRCIGVVNLTDRVGGDRFGLTDRKLVAAVANQIGAALENARLAEREREQERLERELELASTLQQGLLPLPDVLSGDAEVGVQCVPLESVGGDFYGFNRLGGGAVGVMVGDVSSHGFSAALLMASALGTAGLHAAAAAGAPDVVLSALRATLAGQLASTESFITMVYARIDPAAGRLVFANAGHPHVFRIAGSGESWRLEATAPPLGLGEDAIGYQTSPWVPGEDLLCIFTDGVSDATNAAGERFGERRVLDAVIAQRGQPPSVIVDTVMALVESFGTEPADDRTLLVLKV; translated from the coding sequence GTGCCCGCGGCTCCCGGCCTCGCCGGCCTCGTCGAAACGCCCGAGGGGCCGCGCTGGTTTGCCCCAATTTCCGAAGAGCCCGGCCTCTGGATCGAGGGCGACCCCGCGCCGACCGAAGAACTGCGGCACACCTCGTCGGCGGCGATGATCGATCACCTCCTGCGGGTGGAGCGTGAGGTCGGTCGGCTGTCGCAGGAACTCGCCAGTCGCTACGAAGAAATCGACCTCCTCTACACCATCAGCGAAATTCTGGGCCAGACGGTTCGCCTCGAGCAGGCCTCGCGCACCATCATTCGCGCCGTCAGCAGCGTGGTCGGCGCCCGCCGCGCGTCGATCATGGTGCACGACGACGAGCAGGGCATTCTGCGCACGGTCGCGTCCCAGGGCATTCCGCCAGGCCGCTCCGGGGAAGTCTCGGTCGACGATCCGATCTCGATTGCCGCCCGGGTGTTCCGGACGCAACGGCCCCTGATCGGCGACCCCACCGAAGGAGTCATCTCGTCGGCCGGGACCGAGGAGCGCGGCTACCAGGGCGTGGCCTTCATGAGCGTCCCGATTACCTACGCCGCTCCAGGAGGGCCGGTGCGCTGCATCGGGGTGGTCAACCTGACCGACCGGGTCGGCGGCGATCGCTTCGGCCTGACTGATCGCAAGCTGGTGGCGGCGGTGGCCAATCAGATCGGCGCCGCGCTGGAGAATGCCCGCCTGGCGGAGCGCGAGCGCGAGCAGGAGCGACTCGAACGCGAGCTCGAACTCGCCTCGACGCTGCAACAGGGCTTGCTGCCGCTCCCCGACGTGCTGTCGGGCGACGCCGAAGTCGGGGTTCAATGCGTTCCGCTCGAGTCGGTCGGTGGCGATTTCTACGGCTTCAATCGTCTCGGCGGTGGGGCCGTCGGCGTGATGGTGGGCGATGTCAGTTCCCACGGGTTTTCCGCCGCGCTCTTGATGGCGTCCGCACTCGGTACGGCCGGCCTCCATGCCGCCGCCGCAGCCGGCGCACCCGACGTGGTGCTCTCGGCGCTCAGGGCGACACTTGCCGGGCAGCTGGCGTCGACCGAGAGCTTTATCACCATGGTCTATGCCCGGATCGACCCGGCCGCCGGAAGGCTCGTCTTTGCCAATGCGGGCCACCCGCATGTCTTCCGGATTGCCGGGTCGGGCGAGTCCTGGCGCCTCGAAGCAACCGCGCCGCCGCTGGGTCTGGGTGAGGACGCCATCGGCTATCAGACCTCGCCCTGGGTCCCTGGCGAAGACCTCCTCTGCATCTTTACCGACGGCGTCAGCGACGCAACCAACGCCGCCGGCGAACGGTTCGGCGAGCGACGGGTGCTCGATGCCGTCATCGCTCAACGCGGGCAGCCCCCTTCGGTCATCGTCGACACCGTCATGGCGCTGGTCGAGAGTTTCGGGACCGAACCCGCGGACGATCGCACCTTGCTCGTGCTCAAGGTCTGA
- the rplT gene encoding 50S ribosomal protein L20 — MPRVKSGVAHHARKKKYMAAAKGARGGRSKLYKAAKETVERALRYAYRDRRKRKSEFRALWITRINAAARLHDLSYSRFMAGLKKAGVEIDRKMLADLAVADSDAFARLAEVAKGAA; from the coding sequence ATGCCTCGGGTAAAGAGCGGCGTGGCGCACCACGCTCGGAAGAAGAAGTACATGGCGGCGGCCAAGGGCGCTCGTGGTGGGCGCAGCAAGCTGTACAAGGCAGCCAAGGAAACGGTCGAACGGGCGCTGCGGTATGCCTATCGCGACCGGCGTAAGCGGAAGAGCGAGTTCCGGGCCCTGTGGATTACCCGGATCAACGCGGCCGCGCGGCTCCACGATCTGTCGTACAGCCGATTTATGGCGGGCCTCAAGAAGGCCGGCGTCGAGATCGATCGGAAGATGCTGGCCGATCTCGCGGTTGCCGACAGCGATGCGTTTGCGCGCCTCGCCGAAGTCGCCAAAGGAGCCGCCTGA
- the infC gene encoding translation initiation factor IF-3: protein MIRISPVRVISDAGEQLGVLTIDEAMAIAEERGLDLVEVAPMARPPVVKIMNYGKYKFEEAKAARAAKKKQHVIEVKEVKFRPGIDEHDLEFKVRHMREFLQEGNKVKVTMMFRGRQVTRVDLGRAVLDRVLGMVSDVGKVEFDARLEGRTMVMVLAPK, encoded by the coding sequence ATGATCCGCATCAGCCCGGTCCGAGTCATCTCGGACGCTGGCGAGCAGTTGGGGGTGTTGACCATCGATGAAGCGATGGCAATCGCCGAGGAGCGAGGGCTCGACCTCGTCGAGGTCGCCCCGATGGCGCGGCCCCCCGTCGTCAAGATCATGAATTACGGGAAGTACAAGTTCGAGGAAGCCAAAGCGGCGCGTGCGGCCAAGAAGAAACAGCACGTGATCGAGGTCAAGGAAGTCAAGTTCCGACCGGGCATCGACGAACACGATCTCGAGTTCAAGGTCCGGCACATGCGCGAGTTTCTGCAGGAAGGGAACAAGGTCAAGGTGACCATGATGTTCCGTGGCCGGCAGGTAACCCGAGTGGATCTCGGACGGGCCGTGCTGGATCGCGTCCTGGGAATGGTGTCCGACGTCGGCAAGGTCGAGTTCGACGCGCGGCTGGAAGGTCGTACCATGGTCATGGTGCTGGCGCCCAAATAG
- the pheS gene encoding phenylalanine--tRNA ligase subunit alpha: MEPTGYSELDALLPRLEALAALDAAALDNERIALLGRKQGVLTALLKSLPTLAPEERKPFGAAVNRLKQAFEAAFESREAALTGSAGEAERRDLTMPGRRGWVGADHPVTKVTAEICEIFRSLGFAVAVGPEVEDEWMNFFALNFPENHPALDAHDTLYLTDTVEPASEGQRAGGKLLLRTHTSPVQIRVMQSGPPPYRVVIPGMVYRNDPFDPSHAPAFAQIEGLAVDQGIGLVDLKATLTHFVHRFFSPSTKVRFRPSYFPFTEPSGELDVECQLCHGSGCPACKGTGWMEILGCGMVHPNVLTNAGVDAERYTGWAFGMGPGRVAMNRFGLPDIRYLYSGDMRLLRQFGGVDR, from the coding sequence ATGGAGCCGACTGGATATTCCGAGCTGGATGCGCTGCTCCCGCGCCTCGAGGCCCTCGCGGCCCTCGACGCGGCGGCGCTCGACAACGAGCGGATTGCGCTCCTGGGCCGCAAACAAGGGGTCCTGACTGCGCTGCTCAAATCGCTGCCGACCCTGGCCCCCGAGGAGCGCAAGCCCTTCGGTGCGGCCGTCAACCGGCTCAAGCAGGCGTTCGAGGCGGCGTTCGAGAGCCGCGAGGCCGCCCTGACCGGTTCCGCCGGTGAGGCGGAACGCCGCGACCTGACCATGCCCGGCCGGCGCGGGTGGGTGGGCGCCGACCACCCGGTGACCAAGGTCACGGCTGAGATCTGTGAGATCTTCCGCAGCCTCGGCTTCGCGGTGGCGGTGGGTCCGGAGGTAGAGGACGAGTGGATGAACTTCTTCGCCCTCAACTTCCCGGAGAATCATCCCGCGCTCGATGCGCATGATACGCTCTACCTGACTGACACGGTGGAGCCGGCGTCGGAAGGGCAACGCGCGGGCGGCAAGCTGTTGCTGCGCACCCATACCTCACCGGTGCAGATCCGGGTGATGCAGAGCGGCCCGCCGCCCTACCGGGTCGTGATTCCCGGCATGGTGTACCGGAACGATCCGTTCGATCCGTCGCACGCCCCGGCCTTTGCCCAGATCGAGGGCCTGGCCGTCGATCAAGGCATCGGGCTGGTCGACCTGAAAGCCACGCTGACCCACTTTGTGCATCGGTTCTTCAGCCCGAGCACGAAAGTTCGCTTCCGGCCGTCGTACTTCCCGTTCACCGAACCCTCGGGGGAACTGGACGTCGAATGCCAGCTCTGTCACGGCAGCGGCTGTCCGGCCTGCAAGGGTACCGGCTGGATGGAAATCCTCGGATGCGGCATGGTGCATCCCAACGTGCTGACCAATGCCGGGGTCGACGCCGAGCGCTACACGGGCTGGGCCTTCGGGATGGGGCCGGGCCGGGTGGCCATGAATCGCTTCGGCTTGCCCGACATCCGCTATCTCTACAGCGGTGACATGCGCTTGCTGCGCCAGTTCGGAGGAGTGGATCGATGA
- a CDS encoding MBL fold metallo-hydrolase: MGYAHSFTLGSLKCHALETGGIKLDGGAMFGVVPKPLWSKRIPADERNRIQLGMRCLLIEHPDGLTLIDTGLGNKQDDRFLDLYGVENQGPHGRTRLEAALAETGHGAADVKWVINTHLHFDHAGGNTWVERDETGVAIGGERLTFPNATYVAQWGELEFARNTNERTRASYLGENFEPISEAGKWKLLRGDVEILPGISARVTPGHVPHHQSIEVKSGGDTLLFLADVMPTSHHLSLPWIMGYDLEPMRTLESKRKSLRIAEDEGWWFFFEHDADVIMGRIGEGSKGHALGDVVRVGAGGA; this comes from the coding sequence ATGGGGTACGCCCATTCCTTTACCCTTGGCAGCCTCAAATGCCACGCGCTCGAGACCGGCGGCATCAAGCTCGACGGTGGCGCCATGTTCGGCGTAGTGCCCAAGCCGCTCTGGTCGAAACGGATTCCGGCCGATGAACGGAACCGGATCCAGCTCGGGATGCGCTGCCTGCTGATCGAACATCCCGACGGCCTGACCCTGATCGACACCGGCCTCGGCAACAAGCAGGACGATCGCTTCCTCGATCTGTACGGCGTCGAGAACCAGGGCCCGCACGGCCGGACGCGCCTGGAAGCTGCGCTCGCCGAGACCGGCCATGGGGCCGCCGATGTCAAATGGGTCATCAACACCCATCTGCATTTCGACCACGCGGGCGGCAATACCTGGGTCGAGCGGGATGAAACCGGCGTCGCCATCGGGGGTGAGCGGCTCACCTTTCCGAACGCGACCTATGTGGCGCAATGGGGTGAACTCGAGTTTGCCCGCAATACCAACGAGCGGACCCGGGCCTCGTACCTCGGTGAGAACTTTGAGCCGATTTCGGAAGCAGGGAAATGGAAGCTGCTCCGGGGCGACGTCGAGATCCTGCCGGGAATCTCCGCGCGTGTCACGCCCGGTCATGTGCCGCACCACCAGAGTATCGAGGTCAAGAGCGGCGGCGATACGCTGCTCTTTCTCGCCGACGTGATGCCCACCAGCCACCATTTGAGTCTTCCCTGGATCATGGGCTACGACCTCGAGCCGATGCGGACGCTCGAGTCGAAGCGCAAGTCGCTGCGCATCGCCGAGGATGAGGGCTGGTGGTTCTTCTTCGAGCACGACGCCGATGTCATCATGGGTCGGATCGGCGAGGGCAGCAAAGGCCACGCCCTGGGCGACGTCGTTCGGGTCGGCGCGGGGGGGGCGTGA
- the rsmA gene encoding ribosomal RNA small subunit methyltransferase A, whose translation MAKKYLGQHFLSDPRILSRIAAALPAEPGDAVLEIGPGKGALTAALIERGLEVTAIERDRDLIPLLRSRWPALTLVQGDALEVDWAALMSAATRTRWFVAGNIPYNITSPLIDQALTVRPLPAAIVFLVQKEVALRLAAGPGTSDYGALSVGAQSTALVERLFTVPAGAFHPPPKVDSAVVRLTPRPVADRPADQAGFRRMVVGLFASRRKQLGRAVRTLLGCDAASAEHLLAETGLDSTRRAETLSVAEFRQLHQRMIDGGLGDRLTL comes from the coding sequence GTGGCGAAAAAGTATCTCGGGCAGCATTTCCTTTCCGATCCGCGAATTCTCAGCCGGATTGCGGCGGCGCTCCCCGCCGAGCCGGGCGACGCCGTCCTCGAAATCGGGCCAGGGAAGGGTGCCCTGACCGCTGCCCTGATTGAACGCGGCCTCGAGGTCACGGCCATCGAGCGCGATCGCGACCTCATCCCGCTGCTCCGCTCTCGCTGGCCCGCCCTGACACTCGTCCAAGGCGACGCCCTGGAGGTCGACTGGGCCGCCCTGATGTCCGCCGCAACCCGCACCCGCTGGTTCGTGGCCGGCAATATCCCCTACAACATCACGTCGCCGCTGATCGATCAGGCCCTGACGGTTCGGCCGCTCCCCGCCGCCATCGTGTTCCTGGTCCAGAAAGAGGTGGCGCTCCGGCTCGCAGCCGGGCCGGGAACCTCTGACTACGGCGCGCTTTCGGTCGGTGCGCAGTCGACGGCACTGGTCGAACGTCTCTTCACCGTGCCCGCGGGCGCCTTTCACCCGCCGCCCAAAGTGGACAGCGCCGTGGTCCGGCTGACCCCGAGACCGGTCGCCGACCGTCCAGCCGATCAGGCCGGCTTCCGCCGGATGGTGGTCGGTCTCTTTGCGTCCCGCCGGAAGCAGCTGGGTCGGGCCGTTCGGACCCTGCTGGGTTGCGATGCGGCCAGCGCCGAACACCTCCTCGCCGAAACCGGCCTCGACTCGACCCGCCGGGCTGAGACCCTCAGCGTCGCTGAGTTCCGACAACTGCATCAGCGGATGATTGACGGGGGGCTGGGCGACCGACTAACATTGTGA
- a CDS encoding ATP-binding protein, protein MTFRLTIHRTEPAPSEVGPVAVDLAMPSDVDKVGTVVELMAGQCFAGQAPCARTAFRLKVTLAEALSNAILRGNGADPDKQVFVHAELTSDAIHLSVQDQGPGLDPARWDAGPVLPDELESEGGRGLFIIKHLADQVGFSDQGNTIWMTLPRS, encoded by the coding sequence GTGACCTTTCGCCTGACCATCCACCGGACCGAGCCCGCGCCAAGCGAGGTGGGGCCGGTGGCCGTCGATCTCGCCATGCCGAGCGACGTGGACAAGGTCGGGACGGTGGTCGAGTTGATGGCGGGTCAGTGTTTTGCCGGACAGGCGCCCTGCGCCCGTACTGCCTTTCGCCTCAAGGTCACCCTGGCGGAAGCCCTGAGCAACGCAATCCTGCGTGGTAACGGAGCGGATCCGGACAAACAGGTCTTCGTCCATGCCGAGCTGACCTCCGATGCCATCCACCTGTCGGTCCAGGATCAGGGCCCGGGCCTCGATCCGGCCCGCTGGGACGCAGGGCCCGTCCTGCCGGACGAGCTCGAATCCGAAGGTGGCCGCGGGCTCTTCATCATCAAACATCTCGCCGACCAGGTCGGCTTCAGCGACCAGGGGAACACGATCTGGATGACGCTGCCGCGCAGCTGA
- a CDS encoding redox-sensing transcriptional repressor Rex, producing the protein MRTVADNTVRRLSLYLRFLEEFQHQGATTVSSEALASRGGTTSAQVRKDLSFFGSFGKRGLGYSVPQLIKRLREILGLGRHYRVVVVGAGKVGSALVQYRGFRDRGFDIVAIFDHDTTKVGQAWDGLTVRNVSELEHDCGTLDPDIGVIVTPAEAAQGIADRMVACGVKAILNFAPVQLQVPDGVTVKAVNLVLELEALSYALASR; encoded by the coding sequence ATGCGGACTGTCGCCGATAACACTGTACGTCGCCTCTCACTCTACCTTCGCTTCCTCGAGGAGTTTCAGCACCAGGGAGCGACAACGGTTAGTTCCGAGGCGCTTGCTTCCCGGGGTGGCACCACTTCCGCCCAGGTGCGCAAGGACTTGTCGTTCTTCGGGTCATTCGGCAAGCGCGGCCTGGGCTACTCCGTTCCGCAGCTGATCAAGCGGCTCCGCGAGATTCTTGGCCTGGGTCGCCACTACCGGGTCGTCGTGGTCGGGGCCGGTAAAGTCGGCAGCGCGCTGGTGCAGTACCGTGGTTTTCGCGACCGGGGTTTCGACATCGTTGCGATCTTCGATCATGACACTACGAAGGTCGGGCAGGCCTGGGACGGTCTGACCGTTCGAAATGTCAGCGAGCTCGAGCACGATTGCGGTACCCTGGACCCGGACATTGGCGTGATCGTGACGCCGGCCGAAGCGGCTCAGGGCATCGCCGACAGGATGGTGGCGTGTGGCGTCAAGGCCATCCTCAACTTTGCACCGGTCCAGCTCCAGGTCCCGGACGGTGTCACGGTCAAGGCGGTCAATCTCGTGCTCGAGCTGGAGGCGTTGAGCTACGCGCTGGCGAGTCGGTAG
- a CDS encoding serine/threonine protein kinase, which produces MTGPVPESLSAALADRYRIERAIGQGGMATVYQATDLKHGRRVAVKVLRSDLAASVGSERFLREITIAAQLQHPHILLLIDSGEAGGHLYYVMPLVEGGSLRTRLDTGEAISVDEVTRLARQVSDALDYAHRRGLVHRDIKPENILLNDGLAVVADFGIAKALTEASDRSLTRTGFPLGTVGYMSPEQAAGFTALDARSDVFSLACVIYELLVGRIPGMWPSDESLRVQRFLEAPPEHRRQLDLLPAAAEQVLVRGLALRPDSRYPGPKAMVDDLLQAFRERPRFDEGQVRNIVARASELEATALTADGSLTLGGIQRLAAEVGIPPQHVDRAARELRPEMSSAELARSRQAWTSQPRIVVERWIEGDIPDDEYATIVDEVRMTVGNVGQSSTLGRSLAWRTVVPSGQLGRNVSLLVTPSQGRTRLRIEETVSNLMGGYFGAIVGGGSGAIVPGSIGLAIGAMSMPLMIPVFLLVGYGAAIGTARHLYLKAYNRRARELSELAERLVAHLVESRDRQAGRRLRP; this is translated from the coding sequence GTGACCGGACCCGTTCCGGAGTCGCTCTCGGCCGCCCTGGCAGATCGCTACCGGATCGAGCGTGCCATCGGGCAGGGCGGCATGGCCACCGTCTACCAGGCAACCGATCTGAAGCATGGTCGTCGGGTTGCGGTCAAGGTCCTCCGATCTGATCTCGCCGCCAGCGTTGGCAGCGAGCGCTTCCTGCGCGAAATTACCATCGCAGCACAGCTTCAGCATCCCCACATCCTGCTCCTGATCGACTCGGGCGAGGCCGGCGGGCACCTCTACTACGTCATGCCGCTGGTCGAAGGCGGCTCGCTACGCACCAGGCTCGATACCGGCGAGGCAATTTCGGTCGATGAGGTCACTCGGCTGGCCCGCCAGGTGTCGGATGCACTCGACTACGCGCACCGGCGGGGCCTGGTGCATCGCGATATCAAGCCCGAGAACATCCTGCTCAATGACGGCCTGGCCGTGGTGGCGGACTTCGGCATTGCCAAGGCCCTCACCGAAGCGAGCGACCGCTCGCTGACCCGGACCGGCTTTCCGCTCGGTACGGTCGGCTACATGAGTCCGGAGCAGGCAGCGGGGTTTACCGCGCTCGATGCCCGGTCCGATGTGTTCAGCCTCGCGTGTGTGATCTACGAGTTGCTGGTCGGACGGATCCCCGGGATGTGGCCGAGCGATGAATCGCTCCGGGTTCAGCGATTTCTGGAGGCGCCGCCAGAGCATCGGCGTCAGCTCGATCTGCTGCCGGCCGCGGCGGAGCAGGTGCTGGTCCGCGGCCTGGCGCTGCGGCCCGACAGCCGCTATCCGGGCCCGAAGGCCATGGTCGACGATTTGCTGCAGGCCTTTCGCGAGCGGCCCCGGTTCGACGAGGGGCAGGTGCGCAACATCGTGGCGCGGGCCTCGGAACTCGAGGCCACGGCCCTCACGGCGGACGGCAGTCTGACGCTGGGCGGGATTCAGCGCCTGGCCGCCGAAGTCGGGATTCCTCCGCAGCATGTGGATCGCGCCGCGCGCGAATTGCGTCCGGAGATGTCGTCCGCGGAGCTGGCCCGCTCCCGCCAGGCGTGGACCTCCCAGCCGCGGATCGTCGTCGAGCGATGGATCGAGGGCGACATTCCCGACGACGAATACGCCACCATTGTCGACGAAGTCCGGATGACGGTGGGCAACGTGGGGCAGTCGTCGACGCTGGGCCGGTCTCTGGCGTGGCGAACGGTGGTGCCGTCCGGTCAGCTGGGTCGCAACGTCAGTCTGCTCGTGACTCCGTCGCAGGGGCGCACCCGGCTTCGAATCGAAGAAACGGTGAGCAACCTCATGGGAGGCTACTTCGGCGCCATCGTGGGGGGAGGGAGCGGTGCCATCGTTCCCGGCAGCATCGGACTCGCGATCGGTGCGATGAGCATGCCGCTCATGATCCCGGTCTTCCTGCTCGTCGGGTACGGCGCTGCCATTGGGACCGCCCGTCATCTCTATCTGAAGGCGTACAACCGTCGAGCTCGGGAGCTAAGCGAATTGGCGGAGCGCCTCGTCGCCCATCTGGTCGAGAGCCGGGATCGGCAAGCCGGGCGGCGCTTGCGCCCCTGA